The genomic interval AGGCGAAGGAGAATCATCTCAGTTTCATGCAGCTCCATGACAATGCCACTGATCCCTCGATGAAGGATCCATTAAACAAATGTGTGGGAATTTATGAGGAGATGATAAGCAAAGTTGAAGAGGCATACCAGTTGTCTATGGCAAAACGGTACAAGGATATTAGCCAACTGGCTGAGACTACAAAGCTTGCTTACCAGTGTGAGAACGGGAttccattaaaaaataatgcaagCATGGAGATTAGCGAGACAATGATCTTGACCAGTGAGACCTCCGACTATGTCAACATCTATATTGCCCGCCAATGACCATGTGATTCGCTGGTATCTCCTTCCCTTCCTTGAGGAAGTTTGAGGTTTTCTGGGGGCATTCGGATGGGGtggatgaaaaaaaataattgctGCAACAATGTAACAGAAATTTAGCCTTGATGTAATCTTCTGCTGCTggtaatttattaaatatagtTTTAAGGCATCCATCTTTCATAAAACAACAGAAATTAAGTTGTGCAGTTGCATCAGAATCGACTACacagttatgaaatatgaggATTGGTATATGATTGATAAAACGTCTTGCATTCTATGGATTATGGGAATTCCTTGACAGGTTTCGGTTTCGGATTTTGTAGAGCACTGTCCACCAGGATAAGATAAGAAACGCAAGGTACCAGGGCTTGAATCCTTCCCCATGTTTTTTGAATTAGCTGAAGAACTGTTTCTTAATGCCTTGGCAATATACCATACAAGCAGAACCAGAAGACAATGAATCTCAGCCTGTGGAAATAACTATGGACTACGGTTCATGAACCTTTAGTGATGACCCAAAGCTGTTTCAgtccttttgtttttgactAGTTTTGAAAAGTAGGGTGACCTTTTGAATTTGGAAACAATAAAGATTTCCTTGATTGTTGGAACTAACCGCCCtggatttaaatttgaaaggaAAACAAGGCTGTGGCCTGAGATTTTGACTACGTGATAAGGAAAAAGTTTCATCCTTATTAGGAAAACTGTTACAGAAAAATCAGTGTTCCTGATTCTCCAAATCTGATTCTACTGGCAAATTAGAGCTTTATAAGTATTCTTCAAGCTCTCTCTTGGCCATCTCTACCcgaaaacaaaaccaaaaaatggCCTCTGGTAACCATCTTCTCTCTGCAGCTTTGCTCCTGTTGGTAGCATCTTTGTTCATCTGTCATTCCTATGGGGTCACTGAAGATGTGCTGGCCACCATTTGCTCCGACACCCAGAACCAGGAAATCTGCGTGGAAATATTAGAAAGTGATCCACGCACGAAATCAGCAGACCTGCCTTTACTTTCAGCAATATCTATAGAGCTAGCAATGAAACGAGCTAGTAAAACTTTCGATACTTTCTCGAAGTTTCGTGATAATTCTACTGACCCTGGTTTGAAAAGTTCTTATGGAAAATGTGTGGAAATTTACCAGGACATGAAAGACAAGCTCGAAGCTGATCAGGAGTTGTCACGCAAGAAGCAGTTCAAGAAGATCACTGATGTGGGTGGATTGACAACACTGGCTTACAATTGTGAGAACGGGCTCCCTTCAGACTCACCAACTGGTGCCATTACTGTCGATATGCTTCTCACCATCCAGACTGCAATTTATGTCAATCAATTTGTTTCTCGATCAGCTTAGCGGAGGTTCATTTTGGCCTTTATGAATTTGTTTAGACACAATAGGAGTGTGaataattttgaagaaaagttTCACAGTGGGAATGTGAATAATTTTCCAGTTTGCTTCTCCCATCAGAAACAACTTGTACTGGCTAAGATCTcttgtttttttatctaaCTTCTTTGCAATAACAATTTACTATTATTAAAATCAAGCAGTTTGCTTTTGAAGTGGTTTCAACTGTGGATGACATCTGCATGGTTGAATTTGGTTTGCTGATGTTCTATGAACAAGGGGGTTCCTGTTCCATgtattgtctttttttttttctataattgGGGAGGGAGATTTGAATCTTACTCTTTAAGTAACGGGATTATACACCaatcaatgagtcaaatgctcgGATGTCTGTTCCATGTGTTGTTGTtattattagttttcaattttCAGCCTAAAAAATAAAGCAAGTTCAAAGTGATAATAAATCTACTTTACAATATACCTGCAATGAGAAGGTTGTGATAATCATTGTTCTcaaaatggtttttttttttgaataagtAAGGATTTTCATTCATCAAGACAGGGAGTCCCTGTAATTTACAAAAGAATCTGACTTGAGACAGCAGTCAGTTACAAACCTGGCTTACAAAAAACACAGCCAAAATAAGGACCAACCAGTATATGGTTATTCAAACAAGTCCAACTCACTTTATTCTTGGACCCATCAATTGGCAAACTATGTTAAGTTTTCCATACCAATTCCTGAAACAGATGGAGAGAATGTTATTACTAATAAAAGGTATATCTTTATGGTACTTGATGCCTTTTAAGGTAAGGAAGTAATGTCTGACTGTATTGCATTCCCTTTCACAGCAGGCCACATTATCTCTTAACTAATAATAAATGGCACTCACCTTATTCGCTGTTGCCATTATTACTGCTTTACACAGACTCAATATATATAGTCAACAATCTCTTCTGCAACTCCTCCATCATCTCTTAGAGGGCATAAGCTGATTGCTGAAGAAGCTTTAATGGCTTCATATACCCCAAGACTTCTGGCTTTAACCTTGTTGGTAGCTTTTTCTGTTATCCATCCCTCTTCAAGTGTTCCCAATGAGACTCTGGTAGCCATCTGCTCTAAAACTTACAACCCGATATTGTGTGAGAGTATTCTCAGAGGAGATCCGCGAACTAGTTCTGCCGACCTCCCTGAGCTGTCACTGGTATCTATCAACCTGACAATTGAACAAGCTGCAAACAACAGCCAAGTTTTTGTAGAATTCCATGACAACACCACTGACCCAGCATTGAAGAAGGGGTTCAACAGTTGTGTGGAACTCTATCAGTTGATGGAAGACAATCTTGACAAAGCTTATCATCGTTCGGAGGGGGGAGACTACAGGAACATCACTGAATTGGTCCAATCGAGCAATCAAGCTGTAGAGTGTGCATCCGCGCTGGCAATAAACTTGGTAACCATTGATGCTCTTACCAGGGCTGTGGTCTCAAAATGTGAGACTTCAATAAGTGTGAACCAATATATTGCTAGATCAAAAGCTTAGAAAATTTACatcaataaagaaaagaataatgcTGTGACATTTTGTCATCTTAGATTCCTATCATGAGAAAAGTATTTAGTTCCATGGATTGCTTATAGAACAACCAAACATCCAACCATAAGAGTTCCATTTGGAAACTATATTCAGGGAGAAATTAAGTTGTTAATGATTTGCTTATAAGTGGTGTTGTTTGTTTCACGAAGATAGAAGCACAAGGAATTGAATAGTATTCTGAATCAGCTGGAAACAAGTCTCCTAACAATATGTGCTTCCAATTGCCAAAGGATGCAGTGTGGGGATGAAAGCCATACATTTTCTCTGTAACAGATCTACTTTCTGCATTCAGTTTCAACAGTTGTAAATGAACCTAGTTTCTTGATTAGTTTTAGTCAGCTGACGAACTTGTCTTCCCATTCTCAATGCCAGGGTGCCATAGCAAAACCATGGGCATTAATTTATTGGAAACCATGGCCAAAGGTAGACTCCAGCTGGCTAATAAAGGCGTTTGTCCTCATGGAAACAGCTACGGCAATATTTGGGATAAGTTCCAATAAAGCTTTAAATGCCTAATAATTATTACAAAACATGAAGGTTGCAtttgatatattatttaaaatgtgAATGTTGGAAATGTAACTTTACAGCATATGTTATAATAAGAGAAAGTGATATTGTAGAAAAAGTGATTGTTGAGAGGATTACATTGTAATAATTGGTTTGTAAGTATTTTACTGAGAATGTAATGTAAagtaaattgataaaattacttttatatatcaaaaatatataagttgaataaatttataatttttaatataaaatttaattttttaattttaaataattaaaataataaataatagcatttaaaaataacataGAGCTGTTtggtctaatttttttttatcttaaaagttattatgaaacacttttatgaaaaataatagtttttaaaattgagttaaagttgtttggtaaatttctttttataagttttttttttataagttataattttggttaaaattatcGTAAAAAGTATTTCTTTATTTGAGAgggtaatattgtaattatatttaaaacaaatgaggatatttttaaaacaaaaaaaaaaaatatcttNttttggttaaaattatcgtaaatgttttttttagagggtaatattgtaattatttttagtaaatgaggatatttttgaaacaaaaataaaaattatcttgtattttttaaagaagaaaagaaaaagcttctCTTAGGAACTTTTCCTGAAcctctttttttcaaaattttgttctttaaaaaagggttactttttttatatttggcctgacttttatttttaaaaggtagataagctgaaaaaaaaacatgtcaaacaagtacaaaatatttttatattaattatttaaatattaaaatatataaaattattaaatatttattttcaccttaaacttataaaaataaaaaataaaaaatattatccaaagatcaatctatcgatagataaaaaattttatcgaTAAATCACACTATTTATCGATAAATAAACAGCAGTTGTCAAAAGTTTAAAAGTAATCTATCGACAGAtagattttcaatttcaagctTCTTGATACTATTTTTCTCTCGTAAGTAACTATGACGACAAAcatcttttcctttcaaattctctcaatttcttaaatattttatttttaataaattagttaaattttaaataaattttaattattttataaaaatattagttaattagccatcactttctttctttcatttttttctcttatttcttcCTTGCTTGTTGCTCTATGGTGATGGACTGTTCTTCTTGCTTCGTCCTTGCTCTTTGTTGATGgactgtttttcttttcttttcttctctttttctccccTTCTTCCTTGCTCCCATCACCAGATTCAAATGGCACCCCTCTCTCCTCCCAAAGAGTTCAACAACTGGGGCTTGCTGGTGAGCGGCTAGGGTTCTACAATTAGCAATAAGAAAAAGGTGGAGTAGAAGAGTACATAGAAGAAGAGGAGATCGGAGTAGACAAgttggggaaaaaaaaaatgtaacttTCCCTCCGTGAGAGAAGGGAATGATATCATCTTCTCTCACTGCAATGATATTACAATGAAATCACTTTACCAACCATTTTTCCTAAACCAAAcattgtaaaataattacatcTAATCAAGTTACAGAGAGTCTCCTTTGCTTGCACTCAACCAAAAGCAACGTAAATTGAAGCTGACGACCTCAAGCAAAGTTTGTAACAATGATGTTTTCAGATTACCGACTCTTGAAACTtggatatttaaaaaattctcaaGTGTGAAGCAAGCAAATGATGTTTCAGGTACAATTACGGCTTTATTTTTCCTAATAGAGTTAAAGACAATTACCTGATCCAAACATGAACAAGGCCTAAACCAATGATCATCCTTTGAGACGTGCAGagaacaaataaaaatcatgatATGTAACAATAACCTGATAACAATGAATATGTTAACTCTGGACAAAGATTATTTGAAATCAATCTACAAGGCAAAATGCCCATTTCTAGTACAGTAAAAATCCTAACCACAATCTGATACATTCTTGCAAGTTTACAAGgcaagaaaaaccaaaacccaTCAACACAAAATAGCATATAAAAACATTCCAATTCGACATTATCGATTGCTGCTCCAAGATGTCACCCAAACTTGACCATCCCTCAAgcctaaaaaaattttgaaagaaagcAAGATATTAGAACAAACAGATCATCAGCATATCTAATCTAGATCCACATGTCAGTCTGAACCTACCTTGTTAGCTATGTTGTTGGAGAGCCAGTCCAGTCCCTCGTACAACCCTTCACCAGATGTGGCACATGTACTTTGGATATACCTGTGAGAAGCAGAATGACCAAATCACATCAGCGTATACTTTGTAGATAAAAAATGCAAGAGTGATCTAATATTTTGTAGATACAAAATTACAAACAACAGGGAAAAAGTTATATTTGACTACCAGTGGCGCTGACGGAGGGAGTGAAGACCAAGCTTATCAGTTATCTCAGCAGCATTCATAGCATTTGGCAGATCTTGCTTGTTTGCAAATACAAGCAGCACAGCATCCCTCAGCTCATCCTACACATGTAAGAAGCAGTATAATtattgaaaaacaaattaaaaagaaaattttgaccacTGCCCTCAAATTTCCTCCCTTCTCTGCTCTCAttactcaaaattttgaaacactaagaaaaatttgaccaacaaagaaaagagaaacagaaaatttAAGGTTGGCACCAAATGTAATAGAAGGTAAAAGAAGGTGGATAAAGTTATAACATATTCCCTTTTCAAACTGCTGAAAGGTGCTAAATAACATTTAGCTAAAAACTGTAAAGCAATTTTGTACCTCATTTAGCATACGATGAAGTTCATCCCTAGCCTCAACCACACGGTCACGATCATTACTATCAACAACAAAGATCAGCCCTTGTGTATTTTGGAAGTAGTGTCTCCACAAAGGTCGAATCTGAAAGTGCCCATATAAGCTATCAGAACATGACATACTATCAAATTTCAGATATTTCACCCTTAATTTGAATAgaggtaaaagaaagtactACAAAAAGCAACCAGCAATTCTTACAAAACATCACCATCACTTAATTACAAAGAGGACACAATGTTGGTTGCACttgtatatttaaaaataaaataaaaactgaTGAAAGATTTGGCTGGCCATCGCATCGCAATTTGCAAAGTTCAACGTATCACCACCTCATATAAGGTAATTCGAAAGAAAGCAATTTCCTAAACACTGTAGTATGTGCAGAAGGTGAAAATGAATACAGATAATCAATATGGATACAAACAAATACATGTATGCCACAAAGCAGATAGCCTTTCTCCAATAGCCAGAGGAAAAACTTGTAAGACAAGGTAGCACTGGTAAATATAGCTTATGATTATGTTATGTGCTAAGGGAGAACATCTAGTTAGCACAAGACCGTCAATAAGCactcaaattcatcaccaGCAACTATAATGCACTGAGTAAACCTAAAACCATTAATATCTGAATAAAGATAGGACTTAAGCTAACAGTGAGCCTACCACATACattgattaaaaagaaaaaccctagAATCAATACAAATACATGTATGCCACAATGCAGATAGCCTTCCTCCAGTAGCCAAAGGAAGAACTTGAAAGACAAGGCAGCACTGGTAAATATAGCTTATGATTATGTTATGTGCTAACGGAGAACATCTAGTTAGCACAAGACCGTCAATAAGCactcaaattcatcaccaGCAACTATAATGCACTGGGTAAACCTAAAACcattaatatttgaataaaGATAGGACTTAAGCAAAACAGTTAACCTACCACATACATtgattaaaaggaaaaagcccAGAATCACATGTAACATTTttcatgagaaaaaaaaattaaaaccattGTACTAATATACTCAATAAACTGAGTTAGCTTGAGGTTGTGTAATGTGCTGATATAGGAGTATCCAATCAGAACAAGACCATCAATAAGCACAAAAATGACCACTAAACAGGACtagaaaaacataaataagtACATAAATAAGCATATGATGTTTGCCACAGAATGAATAGACTTCCTCACTTAATTAAGAGGCAAACTTAAACATAAGGAGGCAGCAGTACATGTAGCTTATGAATTTGTTATGTGCTGACGGATGACAATATAATCAGCACAGGACCGTCCATAAGCATGCTTCATGGCAAGGAAAATACAATAAAGCAAGAGAACAATTAATGTTGTCAGCCACGACTGGGATAGCCTCTCCTCAAACAAGCAAAGGAAAAACTTGAAAGACAAGGTGGCTTTAATAGATGTAGCAAATGATTATGTTCTATGCTGATGTTAGAATATGTCATCAGCATTAGCATTAGCATTAGCATTTAAACCGTTCATAAACGCATCCATCAGTTGTAACGGCCACTGAGATTGTATAGAATTGAATAACATGAAGAACCATCATGTTTCCATCAAGCAGTAAGGTTCAGGAAAACAATGTAATGGTAAAATTCTGACTCTATCTATGGTTTGTTTTACAACATTTTCAGGTTCCCATTGTATTACCTTGTCCTGACCACCAACATCCCAAACAGTGAAGCTAATGTTCTTATATTCCACGGTCTCCACATTAAACCCTGGATGAGGTAGCAACAAGCATCAATATTGATGATCAAGTGataaatatatacatcaataaaataaaaacttgcagaaaattttataaagaaagTGACATACCAATAGTGGGAATGGTGGTGACAATCTCTCCGAGCTTGAGCTTGTATAAGATGGTAGTCTTACCAGCAGCATCAAGACCCACCATAAGAATTCGCATCTCTTTCTTGGCGAACAGCCGACTGAACAACTTAGCAAAAGACAGCcccatcttttttttcttagctGAGACACAAAAAAAAGACCAGTCAATCCAACTTTATCTATCCAATTAATACTATAGGAAAAGGACCAAAACCATTTGACATACATACAATCACAAATATAATAACATAAGACAACCCCCATTTTTCATCTTAGATAGATGCATAACATTGCCATGAATCGAAGAAATGAAACACATTAggaacaaattttttttaagaaaaggtTGTAAAGCAATCCGAACTACCAGATCTAAATCAGGTAGACTATCATATCATATCAAATTGAATGAAATGAGCAGATCAATGATAGAAAAATAAGCCTAATCAAACACAACAAGAAGAAATGGCGGAAAGAATGTACTCCATACCAAATCAATAGCTTCAATACGAAATCTAATACTAGTAGTATATTCCATAGAAAACAAGATCCAAGTGGAAATATAAGCAGATCTAAGAAAACCCAGATCCAGATCTAGATCTGGGATCTAAAAATGAAATACCCATCAGCCCAAATCAACCCCCAAAGACTTTTTACTCATACACACAAAtctaaacaaaaacaaaagaaattgaaagaacAGAAACCAGAGATGAGAAAATAACATGAAGATGCCGAAAAaaagatagagagagagagagagaggaaggcAGAAAGAGTTTACATGTTGAGGAACTGAAGGAATTGAGAGGCTGCCCAGGAACGAGGAACGAGAGGAAGAAATGAAAGACAACAATGTAAAATAGCAAAtgctatttatttatttacgcGAATGGAATCCGAGATCACAGATGACGGGGCCTTTTTCACGCCGTTAGGTTTTGCGTTTAATGTTGCCCAGCCCCCAGCCCTTAGATGCTAACGCCGTCGTTTTCTCCCGTTCTGAATCCCAAATGCCAATCAATCACCTTCGTTTTCTGCCGTCTGATCTTTGCCACGTTACCAAAGTTAAGTTTGGTTTGGTTGTTTTTAAATGTATTCTATAttacaatttcaaaattttcataatataaatatttaatctaaaatacatacataatattttttgaatatgaaaaataagaatattaagtgtttaaaaaatatatattttaagatatctaaacaaatttttcttgttgttttttttagtaaataaatttacttttgactttcatttttagtaaaatcataaaattataaaattttgaaaaataaaatttgtaaattttgaattcaaaattttttaattttatataatatttaataataatcaaAGTATTTAAGTTTGTATGATTGGAAGGATAAAAGCAAAGAGTAATTAGGAATTGTTTTGATTAAACATTAATAAGCACTTGAATTGAAACAAATGATGCATCCTCAGATACTATCATTCTTCTCTGAAAATACATCTTTCTTAGTCTTAATGCGGAAATTAAGGAAAGAAACCAGTACAACTCTGCTAATGATCAGCAGGGTT from Theobroma cacao cultivar B97-61/B2 chromosome 5, Criollo_cocoa_genome_V2, whole genome shotgun sequence carries:
- the LOC18600607 gene encoding pectinesterase inhibitor, which translates into the protein MASGNHLLSAALLLLVASLFICHSYGVTEDVLATICSDTQNQEICVEILESDPRTKSADLPLLSAISIELAMKRASKTFDTFSKFRDNSTDPGLKSSYGKCVEIYQDMKDKLEADQELSRKKQFKKITDVGGLTTLAYNCENGLPSDSPTGAITVDMLLTIQTAIYVNQFVSRSA
- the LOC18600609 gene encoding ADP-ribosylation factor 2-B, producing MGLSFAKLFSRLFAKKEMRILMVGLDAAGKTTILYKLKLGEIVTTIPTIGFNVETVEYKNISFTVWDVGGQDKIRPLWRHYFQNTQGLIFVVDSNDRDRVVEARDELHRMLNEDELRDAVLLVFANKQDLPNAMNAAEITDKLGLHSLRQRHWYIQSTCATSGEGLYEGLDWLSNNIANKA
- the LOC18600606 gene encoding putative invertase inhibitor codes for the protein MGSVGIAVISVALLALNLISCSSGVEQETLMTICFPTENQEFCENLLMSDPRTSSADLPLLSVISIQLTEKQAKENHLSFMQLHDNATDPSMKDPLNKCVGIYEEMISKVEEAYQLSMAKRYKDISQLAETTKLAYQCENGIPLKNNASMEISETMILTSETSDYVNIYIARQ
- the LOC18600608 gene encoding pectinesterase inhibitor gives rise to the protein MASYTPRLLALTLLVAFSVIHPSSSVPNETLVAICSKTYNPILCESILRGDPRTSSADLPELSLVSINLTIEQAANNSQVFVEFHDNTTDPALKKGFNSCVELYQLMEDNLDKAYHRSEGGDYRNITELVQSSNQAVECASALAINLVTIDALTRAVVSKCETSISVNQYIARSKA